A window of the Polaribacter sp. HaHaR_3_91 genome harbors these coding sequences:
- a CDS encoding DsbA family protein — protein MTQKLKIDIVSDVVCPWCTIGYKRLEKAIIELGIQDKVDIEWQPFELNPNMPAEGQNVNEHITEKYGSTTEQQNESKQMMTEAGAELGFKFDYFDEMRMVNTFDAHVLLEYAKIFNKQTELKMRLTASFFGERKDVSKRDVLKQALLEVGLNAEEGLAKLDIESARSEVRAKQDYWKNLGVNSVPTIVFNRKSAVTGAQPVDTFKQVLTELMKEQE, from the coding sequence ATGACACAAAAATTAAAAATAGACATCGTTTCTGATGTTGTTTGTCCGTGGTGTACTATCGGATATAAACGTTTAGAAAAAGCAATTATAGAACTTGGTATTCAAGATAAAGTAGACATAGAATGGCAACCTTTTGAGTTGAACCCAAATATGCCCGCTGAAGGTCAGAATGTAAACGAACATATTACAGAAAAATATGGTTCTACAACCGAGCAACAAAACGAATCGAAGCAAATGATGACCGAAGCTGGTGCAGAATTAGGTTTTAAATTTGATTATTTTGACGAAATGCGCATGGTAAATACCTTTGATGCACATGTTTTATTAGAATACGCTAAGATTTTTAACAAACAAACTGAATTAAAAATGCGTTTAACAGCATCTTTTTTCGGCGAACGTAAAGACGTTTCTAAAAGAGATGTTTTAAAACAGGCTTTATTAGAAGTTGGTTTAAATGCAGAAGAAGGACTTGCTAAATTAGATATTGAATCTGCAAGAAGCGAAGTAAGAGCCAAACAAGATTATTGGAAAAATTTAGGAGTTAATTCTGTACCAACTATTGTTTTTAATAGAAAAAGTGCGGTAACAGGTGCACAACCTGTAGACACTTTTAAACAAGTACTTACAGAATTAATGAAAGAACAAGAATAG
- a CDS encoding peroxiredoxin-like family protein codes for MESKKNKGELDALLAAKRKEGAAKFTKEKNKIYADGITSVANSGILEKALNVGDKAPDFNLKNALNESVSLYDELKNGPVVLTWYRGGWCPYCNITLHYLQEKLPEFQQAGATLIALTPELPDNSLSTSEKNNLEFNVLSDVGNTVGKEYGVVFKLTDEVAEIYEAGFGLSDFNGDKNNELPLAATYVIDTNGVIQYAFLDADYRERAESSDILNALNKLK; via the coding sequence ATGGAATCAAAAAAAAATAAAGGAGAATTAGATGCATTATTAGCGGCAAAACGTAAAGAAGGTGCAGCTAAATTCACCAAAGAAAAGAATAAAATTTATGCAGACGGAATTACAAGTGTAGCAAATTCTGGCATACTTGAAAAAGCTTTAAATGTAGGAGATAAAGCTCCTGATTTTAACCTGAAAAATGCTTTAAACGAATCTGTATCTCTATATGATGAATTAAAAAACGGACCGGTAGTTTTAACATGGTACAGAGGTGGCTGGTGTCCGTATTGTAACATCACATTACATTATTTACAAGAAAAGTTACCAGAATTTCAACAAGCAGGTGCAACACTTATAGCTTTAACGCCTGAGTTGCCAGATAATTCTTTAAGCACATCCGAAAAAAACAATTTAGAATTTAATGTTTTAAGTGATGTTGGTAATACCGTCGGAAAAGAATATGGTGTTGTTTTTAAACTAACTGATGAAGTTGCCGAAATTTATGAAGCTGGTTTTGGTTTAAGTGATTTTAATGGAGATAAAAATAACGAGTTGCCATTAGCTGCTACCTATGTTATTGATACCAACGGTGTAATTCAGTATGCATTTTTAGATGCTGACTATAGAGAAAGAGCAGAATCATCTGACATATTAAACGCGTTAAACAAATTAAAATAA
- a CDS encoding YHYH protein: MKSNQFKALVLSSFFIVLTSCSEDTNSDLTTSDAVTISVESSNFITEGLATPITIESRTLSDGSTADCYKIVVTGTPTDHEMGPWCPSNISDDATAGGIWLENGEVYDVDGAFVQNLAAFYNDDTWMLYNATTGEITKTSTETECEEAANPNVGTEYKNYCVECLPSYVEDLTHTYYIPVTPKIADTPYVFSTGLGGGPGTAISTVPSNRGLAFNGVVFDAPAPTDNILSAYTLAPFDDAGGHINLAAGYHYHAATGLSTKITQTDNHAAMIGYALDGYGIFENTDENGNEVTDLDDSRGHYDDTRGYHYHVDKAGNNNFINGLRGEYAL, translated from the coding sequence ATGAAATCCAACCAATTCAAAGCACTTGTTTTAAGCTCATTTTTTATCGTTTTAACTTCTTGTAGTGAAGATACCAATTCCGATTTAACCACTAGCGATGCGGTAACCATATCTGTAGAAAGTAGTAATTTTATAACAGAAGGATTAGCAACACCCATAACCATTGAAAGCAGAACATTATCTGATGGTTCTACAGCAGATTGTTATAAAATAGTAGTTACGGGTACACCAACAGATCATGAAATGGGACCTTGGTGTCCGAGTAATATTTCTGATGATGCTACTGCAGGTGGAATTTGGCTTGAAAACGGAGAAGTTTATGATGTAGATGGCGCTTTTGTTCAGAATTTAGCTGCTTTTTACAATGATGATACTTGGATGTTATATAACGCTACCACAGGAGAAATTACAAAAACAAGCACAGAAACAGAATGTGAAGAAGCTGCAAACCCAAATGTTGGCACAGAATATAAAAATTATTGTGTGGAGTGTTTACCTTCTTATGTAGAAGACCTAACACACACTTATTACATTCCAGTTACACCTAAAATAGCAGACACTCCTTATGTATTTTCTACCGGACTTGGTGGAGGTCCAGGAACAGCTATAAGTACCGTACCTTCTAATAGAGGTTTGGCATTTAATGGTGTTGTTTTTGATGCTCCGGCACCAACAGATAATATTTTAAGTGCCTATACTTTAGCTCCTTTTGATGATGCTGGCGGGCATATTAATTTAGCTGCTGGTTATCATTATCATGCTGCAACCGGTCTTTCTACAAAAATAACACAAACAGATAATCATGCAGCTATGATTGGCTATGCTTTAGATGGATATGGTATCTTTGAAAACACGGATGAAAACGGAAATGAAGTTACAGACTTAGATGATTCTAGAGGACATTATGATGACACTAGAGGATATCATTATCATGTAGACAAAGCTGGTAATAATAATTTTATCAATGGTTTAAGAGGGGAATATGCACTATAA
- a CDS encoding peptidylprolyl isomerase, translated as MSQVKANNTVKVHYTGKLSDGQVFDTSEGKEPIEFVLGQGQLIPGFEQGLIDMKVNEKKTITIAKEEAYGEVNDQLIQEIDRANLPQDMEPKVGMGLVSKSPEGQEMNLMIVEVKDNSVVIDGNHPLAGRDLVFDLEVVEIKDTEITA; from the coding sequence ATGAGTCAAGTAAAAGCGAATAACACAGTAAAAGTACATTATACAGGTAAATTATCTGATGGACAAGTTTTTGATACGTCTGAAGGAAAAGAGCCAATAGAATTTGTTTTAGGACAAGGACAATTAATTCCTGGTTTTGAGCAAGGTTTAATTGACATGAAAGTGAATGAAAAGAAAACTATTACTATCGCTAAAGAAGAAGCGTATGGTGAGGTAAATGATCAATTGATTCAAGAAATTGATAGAGCTAATCTTCCACAAGATATGGAGCCAAAAGTTGGTATGGGATTGGTTTCTAAGTCTCCAGAAGGACAAGAAATGAATTTAATGATTGTTGAAGTTAAAGATAATAGCGTTGTTATTGATGGTAATCATCCTTTAGCAGGTAGAGATCTTGTTTTTGATCTTGAAGTAGTAGAAATTAAAGATACTGAAATTACAGCATAA
- a CDS encoding exonuclease SbcCD subunit D C-terminal domain-containing protein yields the protein MKILHTADWHLGHRLHEQSQFEEQSLFLSWIETYIIDQKIDVLLISGDVFDTGSPSNQSLEMYYSFLVKLNGTTCKSIIITGGNHDSPGTLNAPKHILGALSIKVVGKATEDIKDEVFEIEINNEKVIIAAVPYLRDGDIRRAVAGETFDELTDKYKTALINHYVSAADQCKLINTNNAPVIAMGHLFATGGTISDSEQNIYVGTLGHIGAEDFPTYFDYIALGHLHRPQIISGNDKVRYSGSPNILSFSEINYDKKVIILSVENNKITEIKDDVIPNFREFYKLTGSLEECMSKFSSLTSNSYKLTPWVEIALKEDHTVNTDDLKSEAAQYPFEILKIGLKNQRKVKGIEELLENTKSIKELLPTEVFKLKCEEMDYDLEKRPEVWDAFNEILQSVKNQ from the coding sequence ATGAAAATACTACATACTGCCGATTGGCATTTAGGACATAGATTACACGAACAATCTCAGTTTGAAGAACAATCATTATTTTTAAGTTGGATTGAAACCTATATCATAGATCAAAAGATTGATGTGCTTTTAATTTCTGGTGATGTTTTTGACACTGGTTCTCCATCTAACCAAAGTTTAGAAATGTATTACAGTTTTTTAGTAAAACTAAACGGAACCACTTGTAAATCGATTATTATTACTGGCGGAAATCATGATTCTCCAGGGACTTTAAATGCCCCAAAACATATCTTAGGTGCTTTGTCTATAAAAGTGGTTGGTAAAGCAACCGAAGACATTAAAGATGAAGTTTTCGAAATTGAAATAAACAACGAAAAAGTAATTATTGCTGCGGTTCCTTATTTGCGTGATGGTGATATTAGACGTGCAGTTGCAGGTGAAACTTTTGATGAATTAACAGATAAATATAAAACAGCATTAATTAACCATTATGTCTCTGCTGCAGACCAATGCAAACTTATAAACACCAACAATGCGCCTGTAATTGCCATGGGACATTTGTTTGCAACAGGCGGAACCATTTCTGATAGTGAACAGAATATTTATGTAGGAACTTTAGGACATATTGGTGCAGAAGATTTTCCTACCTATTTTGATTATATAGCCTTAGGGCATTTACACAGACCACAAATAATTAGCGGAAATGACAAAGTCCGTTATTCTGGATCTCCAAATATTTTAAGTTTTAGCGAAATTAATTATGACAAAAAAGTAATTATTTTATCGGTAGAAAACAATAAGATTACTGAAATAAAAGATGATGTAATTCCTAATTTTAGAGAGTTTTACAAACTCACAGGTAGTTTAGAAGAATGCATGTCTAAATTTTCTAGTTTGACTTCTAATTCTTATAAATTAACGCCTTGGGTAGAGATTGCTTTAAAGGAAGATCATACAGTTAACACAGACGATTTAAAGTCTGAAGCAGCACAATATCCATTCGAAATATTAAAAATAGGATTGAAAAATCAGCGGAAAGTTAAAGGTATTGAAGAGTTATTGGAGAACACAAAATCAATTAAAGAGTTATTACCCACAGAAGTTTTTAAATTAAAATGTGAAGAAATGGACTATGATTTAGAAAAAAGACCTGAAGTTTGGGATGCTTTTAATGAAATTTTGCAATCCGTTAAAAACCAATAA
- a CDS encoding TetR/AcrR family transcriptional regulator, translated as MARKKEYNEDVVIEKAMKLFWLNGYKTTSMQMLEKEMGINKFSIYASFGNKHSLFLESLKCYKVKVNVVLNKLKNASNGVEDIKQFFYDSVSSNFKDDNIKGCLVTNTYNEFSDSEDALIKEEMSTFMNNLKELIIEKLKLDESKDLETIEKQANFLLLAKHGLAAAARVNSKKEIEDYIEMTFINI; from the coding sequence ATGGCAAGAAAAAAAGAATATAATGAAGATGTAGTCATAGAAAAAGCAATGAAGCTTTTTTGGCTGAATGGTTACAAAACCACTTCTATGCAAATGCTAGAGAAAGAGATGGGAATTAACAAGTTCTCTATATATGCTAGTTTTGGAAATAAGCATAGTCTTTTTCTTGAAAGCTTAAAATGCTATAAGGTAAAAGTAAATGTGGTTTTAAATAAATTAAAAAATGCTTCCAACGGAGTTGAAGATATCAAACAATTTTTCTACGATTCTGTAAGTTCTAATTTTAAAGACGACAACATAAAAGGATGTTTAGTAACAAACACCTATAATGAGTTTTCAGATTCTGAGGATGCATTGATTAAAGAAGAAATGAGTACTTTTATGAATAACTTAAAAGAGTTAATTATAGAAAAGCTTAAATTAGACGAATCAAAAGATTTAGAAACCATAGAAAAACAAGCCAATTTTTTACTGTTGGCAAAACATGGTTTAGCAGCAGCAGCAAGAGTAAATAGTAAAAAAGAAATTGAAGATTACATAGAAATGACCTTTATAAATATATAA
- a CDS encoding EthD family reductase yields MIKVSVMYPNSNNVQFDVDYYKNNHLPMIVNALGSALKGLELDLGIASRVPGEPAPFIAIAHLLFDDVASFQASFGPHAKVFADDVKNYSNVQGELQISELINL; encoded by the coding sequence ATGATAAAAGTATCTGTAATGTACCCAAACAGTAATAATGTACAGTTTGATGTAGATTATTATAAAAACAATCATTTACCTATGATTGTAAATGCATTGGGTTCTGCCTTAAAAGGTTTAGAGTTAGATTTAGGAATTGCAAGTAGAGTTCCTGGAGAACCTGCTCCCTTTATAGCTATTGCTCATTTATTATTTGATGATGTTGCTTCTTTTCAGGCTTCATTTGGTCCGCATGCAAAAGTATTTGCAGATGACGTAAAAAATTACAGTAATGTACAAGGAGAACTTCAAATTAGTGAATTGATAAATTTATAA
- a CDS encoding DUF3024 domain-containing protein — MPTKIIDINEATIKSYVESLRPEDLEIRKQIDIGYAYDGKSVILFQIRPKWDNPKEKLQIDFAKITRIKSKKIWKLYWMRASGKWELYEPFSESTHLNEIVAIIKKDKHSCFFG, encoded by the coding sequence ATGCCAACAAAAATTATAGACATTAACGAAGCTACGATAAAAAGTTATGTAGAATCATTAAGGCCAGAAGATTTAGAGATTAGAAAACAAATAGATATTGGCTATGCTTATGATGGTAAATCGGTAATTCTGTTTCAAATAAGACCAAAATGGGACAACCCAAAAGAGAAATTACAAATTGATTTCGCTAAAATTACGCGTATAAAGTCAAAAAAAATATGGAAACTATATTGGATGCGTGCCAGTGGAAAATGGGAACTCTATGAACCTTTTTCAGAATCTACACATCTAAATGAAATTGTAGCAATTATTAAAAAAGATAAACACAGTTGCTTTTTTGGATAA
- a CDS encoding carboxymuconolactone decarboxylase family protein gives MTTLKVQNIETAPEESKGLLEKSQKAYGMIPGLHGVLATSPQALEAYQILHDLFTKTAFNADELTVVWQTINVEHACHYCVPAHTGIAKMMKVDDAIIEALRNETPLADEKLEALRTFTLIITRNRGHVSPEELSTFYAAGYTERSVLDIILGLSQKVISNYTNHIANTPVDAAFQPFAWEKK, from the coding sequence ATGACAACATTAAAAGTTCAAAATATAGAAACAGCTCCAGAAGAAAGCAAAGGATTATTAGAAAAATCTCAAAAAGCTTACGGAATGATTCCTGGTTTACACGGAGTATTAGCTACCTCTCCTCAAGCTTTAGAAGCTTACCAAATATTACACGATTTATTTACAAAAACAGCTTTTAACGCAGATGAATTAACAGTAGTTTGGCAAACAATCAATGTAGAGCACGCATGTCATTATTGTGTACCTGCACATACAGGAATTGCAAAAATGATGAAAGTAGATGATGCTATTATAGAAGCATTACGTAACGAAACTCCGTTAGCAGATGAAAAACTAGAAGCTTTACGTACATTTACATTAATAATTACACGTAATAGAGGTCATGTGTCTCCAGAAGAATTAAGCACATTCTATGCAGCGGGTTATACAGAAAGAAGTGTTTTAGACATTATCTTAGGATTGTCTCAAAAAGTAATTAGTAATTACACAAATCATATTGCAAATACACCTGTAGATGCTGCTTTTCAACCATTTGCTTGGGAGAAAAAATAA
- a CDS encoding UPF0158 family protein, with protein MNTTRQQIIREIAQELDCGSDCYYNLKTNEIIAIPDFSQVFDEEEFKEAFGEALEKLEQHKTDFIKIESLESFESFKIMEDFAAQIKDLNFKIELQAILQRQKPFQNFKHQIDQSNFRQNWFDFKQHELEKIVAKRLH; from the coding sequence TTGAATACTACAAGACAACAAATAATTAGAGAAATTGCACAAGAATTAGATTGTGGTAGTGATTGCTACTATAATTTAAAAACAAATGAAATTATAGCAATTCCAGATTTTTCACAAGTATTTGATGAAGAAGAATTTAAAGAGGCTTTTGGTGAAGCTCTAGAAAAGTTAGAGCAGCATAAAACAGATTTCATAAAAATTGAATCCTTAGAAAGCTTTGAGTCCTTTAAAATAATGGAAGACTTTGCAGCACAAATAAAAGACCTAAATTTTAAGATAGAATTACAAGCTATTTTACAAAGGCAAAAACCCTTTCAGAATTTTAAACATCAAATAGATCAATCTAATTTTAGACAAAACTGGTTCGATTTTAAACAGCATGAGCTTGAGAAAATAGTTGCTAAAAGATTACATTAA
- a CDS encoding YHYH protein gives MKKYNLKLLTIILFLVGLSACTSNSESKKNITQDKVTIAVNSNYFLPGGLAEPITIVTRTLSDGSTADCYKIIATSTPTDHTMGPWCPTNISDDASAGGIWMQDGEIYDVDGEFVKNLATFYKDDTWMLYNSETGEITKTTTKEECEEAANPNVGEEYKNYCVECLPSYVSDVTHTYYIPVTPKKAATPYTFSRGGRGAGGPPPGGKRPEGGERPPRPEKRPENSSTMPSSRGLAFNGVVFDAPAPTDNILNAYTLAPFDDAGGHINLAAGYHYHAATGVSKKITQADNHAPMIGYAFDGYGIFANTDVNGKEATDLDESRGHYDETRGYHYHVDKAGNNNFINGLRGEYAL, from the coding sequence ATGAAAAAATATAATTTAAAACTCTTAACAATTATTCTATTTCTTGTTGGACTTTCTGCTTGTACAAGTAATAGTGAAAGTAAGAAGAATATTACTCAAGACAAAGTAACCATAGCTGTGAATAGTAATTATTTCTTACCTGGTGGATTGGCAGAACCTATTACAATAGTAACAAGAACATTGTCTGACGGTTCTACCGCAGATTGTTATAAAATTATAGCAACAAGTACACCTACAGATCACACAATGGGACCTTGGTGTCCTACAAATATTTCTGATGATGCAAGCGCTGGTGGAATTTGGATGCAAGATGGAGAAATCTATGATGTAGATGGAGAGTTTGTAAAAAACTTAGCCACTTTTTATAAAGATGATACCTGGATGCTTTACAATAGCGAAACAGGAGAAATTACAAAAACAACTACTAAAGAAGAATGTGAAGAAGCTGCAAACCCAAATGTAGGAGAAGAATATAAAAACTATTGTGTAGAGTGTTTGCCTTCTTATGTATCAGATGTAACCCATACCTATTACATTCCTGTTACTCCTAAAAAAGCAGCGACTCCTTATACTTTTTCTAGAGGTGGTAGAGGCGCTGGTGGTCCTCCTCCAGGAGGAAAAAGACCAGAAGGAGGAGAAAGACCTCCAAGACCAGAAAAACGTCCCGAAAATAGTTCTACAATGCCTTCTAGCAGAGGGTTGGCTTTTAATGGTGTTGTTTTTGATGCTCCTGCTCCAACTGATAACATTTTAAATGCTTATACTTTAGCTCCGTTTGATGATGCAGGCGGACATATTAATTTAGCGGCCGGATATCATTACCATGCTGCAACAGGTGTTTCTAAAAAAATTACACAAGCAGATAATCATGCCCCAATGATTGGCTATGCTTTTGACGGATACGGAATCTTTGCAAACACAGATGTTAACGGAAAAGAAGCTACGGACTTAGATGAATCCAGAGGTCATTATGATGAAACAAGAGGCTATCATTACCATGTAGATAAAGCAGGTAATAATAATTTTATCAATGGTTTACGAGGAGAATATGCTTTATAA
- a CDS encoding haloacid dehalogenase type II: protein MKNNRNIKPKVLFFDVNETLLDLTKMKKQVGDALGGKDELLPLWFTTMLQYSLVTSASGDYKPFGQIGAAALQMVAANNGITISEENAREVIVNAMQNLPPHPEVKEALLQLKQAGYKLVAFTNSSTEGLKNQFENAGLTDFFDEQLSVEETGKFKPFTETYLWGASKMDVNPEECMLIAAHGWDVYGAMSAGLRAAFVARPSQQLFPLAPKTEIIENDLKKVADILVTYQ from the coding sequence ATGAAAAATAACCGTAACATAAAACCGAAAGTGCTTTTTTTTGATGTAAATGAAACTCTATTAGATCTTACCAAAATGAAAAAACAGGTAGGTGACGCTTTGGGTGGAAAAGACGAATTGCTTCCCTTATGGTTTACAACAATGTTACAGTATTCATTAGTAACATCCGCAAGCGGAGATTATAAACCTTTTGGACAAATTGGTGCTGCAGCTTTGCAAATGGTAGCTGCTAATAATGGCATTACCATCTCAGAAGAAAATGCAAGAGAGGTAATTGTAAATGCCATGCAAAACCTACCTCCTCACCCAGAAGTAAAAGAAGCATTGCTTCAATTAAAACAAGCTGGTTACAAATTAGTGGCGTTTACAAACTCATCCACCGAAGGTTTAAAAAATCAATTTGAGAATGCTGGTTTAACCGATTTTTTTGATGAACAATTAAGTGTTGAAGAAACCGGGAAGTTTAAACCCTTTACAGAGACTTACCTTTGGGGAGCATCAAAAATGGATGTAAATCCAGAAGAGTGCATGTTAATTGCAGCACATGGTTGGGATGTATATGGAGCAATGAGCGCCGGTTTAAGAGCTGCTTTTGTAGCGAGACCTAGTCAACAATTATTTCCATTAGCGCCTAAAACAGAAATTATAGAAAACGATTTAAAAAAAGTAGCAGATATTCTAGTAACTTATCAATAA
- a CDS encoding DUF6503 family protein, with translation MHTTKLILIAFSFLFFSCGNKKTNSEVKSEINTKKETPITFKNKGHELVYNTVQKTGNYQTLAAKKDVVYTYSYQTPDGKTDISTEKYIFDGELSYGAYTKHERTLTDLKGKVEQGYDGNEYWLKNNGEIITDSAALKKVAFNRPTNFYWFCMIQKLLDPSVQYQFINEQTIEGTIYDVVKITFDGSNNKPKDIYQVYINKETKMIDQFLFTVMDFAKSDPLLMQLKYENIEGILIPTQRKYKASNWDAEVTDAPWIQVNWTNIKFNNGLQKELFKK, from the coding sequence ATGCATACAACCAAACTCATCTTAATTGCTTTTAGTTTCTTATTCTTTTCTTGTGGAAATAAAAAAACAAATTCAGAAGTAAAATCAGAAATAAATACAAAAAAAGAAACTCCAATTACCTTTAAAAACAAAGGACACGAATTGGTCTACAACACCGTACAAAAAACGGGGAATTACCAAACACTTGCAGCTAAAAAAGATGTGGTTTACACCTACTCTTACCAAACTCCAGATGGGAAAACAGATATTTCTACAGAAAAATATATTTTTGATGGAGAACTTTCTTACGGAGCATATACAAAGCATGAAAGAACTTTAACAGACTTAAAAGGTAAAGTAGAACAAGGCTATGACGGAAATGAATATTGGTTAAAAAATAATGGAGAAATCATAACAGATTCGGCAGCCTTAAAAAAAGTTGCGTTTAACAGACCTACTAATTTTTACTGGTTCTGTATGATTCAAAAATTATTAGATCCTAGTGTACAATATCAATTTATAAACGAGCAAACAATTGAAGGAACAATTTATGATGTTGTTAAAATTACCTTTGATGGTAGCAATAACAAGCCAAAAGATATTTACCAAGTATACATCAATAAAGAAACTAAAATGATAGATCAGTTTTTATTTACTGTGATGGATTTTGCAAAGTCAGATCCTCTTTTAATGCAACTGAAATATGAAAATATAGAAGGTATTTTAATCCCTACACAACGTAAATACAAAGCGTCTAATTGGGATGCAGAAGTTACAGATGCTCCTTGGATTCAAGTAAACTGGACCAATATTAAATTTAATAACGGCTTACAAAAAGAACTGTTTAAAAAATAA